TGATCCTGAGGGGACAGAGAGTTTAGAGGAGTTTTTAGGGGATACCACACTATTTTTTGACATGATGGTTGAGCAGTCAGAGACGGGAGCGTTAGAAGTATTGCCGGGACAATCAAATTATACATTTGATGGTAACTGGAAATTACAAAATGAGAATGGACTTGATGGTTATCACGTAAGCACGGTGCATTTTAATTATGTTTCAACAGTACAACATCGTCAGCAATTAGAGGCTGAAAAGAATATTAAAGGGGCTGATACTCTGGATTATAGCAAGTTAGGTGCCGGAGATGCAGATACTGATGATGGTTGGTTCTCCTTCAAAAATGGGCATAGTGTTCTATTTAGTGATATGCCAAATGCCGCAGATGTTCGCCCAGGTTATGAGCGCATAATGGAGAGACTCTACACCTTACATAGTGAAGAGCGAGCAAAGTGGACGATGCATCGTTTACGAAATTTAAATATCTATCCAAGTCTCTTTTTTATGGATCAGATTAGCTCTCAACTAAGGATTATTCGCCCACTTGCATGGAACAAGACAGAGGTTATTAGTCTATGTTTGGGGGTTTCTGGTGAAACAGATAAAGATCGAGAAAGCCGAATTCGTCAATTTGAAGACTTCTTTAATGTCTCAGGAATGGGGACACCTGATGACCTTGTTGAGTTTAGAGAATCTCAAAGAGGCTTTGAAGCAAGGGCGGCAAAGTGGAGTGATATTTCTCGTGGGCAACATCTATGGAATTATGGGGCATCAGAAAATAGCCAGATTTTGGGGATTACTCCAGTGATTACGGGGACTGAGTTTACACAAGAAGGTCTATACGTCAATCAACATACCGCGTGGCAACAGAAACTACTCGAAGGGCTAGCGCAGAAAATAGCACAGGAATAGTTGTCATAGCATCAGCATATAAAGGAGAATAAATAATGGTGGATAAAAAAATTGATTATCAAACTCAATTAGAGATTGAACAGTTCTTATATCAAGTATCTGAAGCTTGTGATAACCAAGATTGGGATCTTTACTTGAGTTTTTTTACAGATGAAAGCATTTTCCATATACCTCAGTGGAAAAGTGAACATGAATATACAAAGGATCCCACAAAAGAGATGTCCTTGATGTATTACGGTAATAGAGGAGGTTTAGAGGATCGAGTTTTTAGGATTCGAACGGGGAAATCAGCAGCCTCTACGCCAATGCCAAGAACGGTACATAATATTAATAATGTTCGGTACCAGCAAGAGGGGGATCTCTTCAAGGTGAATGTGAATTGGAGTACAAATTATTACCGATTCGGGCAGACAGGGCTATTCTTTGGTTATGCCTATTACGATTTAGTGAAGGGTGATCAAGGCTTTAAAATCGCCTATAAACAGGTCATTTTACTCAATGATAAGATTGATTCTGTTCTTGATTTTTACCATGTATAACTTCATCAGATAAAGGAGGAAAAGATGCATACAGCAGCTATTGTATTTCGTGATGGAGTGACGAGAATTTTTGAGGTAAATAGTAATGAGAGATTATTAGATGCCGCTTTTCGTAATGGTGTGAGTTTGCCTTTAGATTGTCGAGAAGGTGTTTGCGCAACTTGTCGTGGCTTGTGCGAATCTGGAAAAATAGAGATGGATTATGTTGATGAAGATGCATTAAGTGAAAGCGAAATTGCATCAGGCTATGTTTTATCTTGTCAGACAACATTGCAATCTGCAGCATCTTTTTATTTTGATATTGATTCATCCGTTTGTAATGTTTCTGTACGGACATTTGACGGGACTGTTTCAAGTCTTGAGAAGGTCTCTGATGCGGCTATGATTATGGAAGTAACATTAGATGATCTTGCTGGAGTCTCTTATTTGCCGGGGCAATATGCTCATATCTATATTCCAGATACAGAGGAGCATCGTGCTTATTCTTTTGCTACGGCAAAAGCTGTGGATGGAAAGTTAAGGTTTTTAATGCGCCTATTACCAGATGGTGTGATGAGTAATTATTTAAGAGATCGTTGTCAGCTTGGGGATAAGTTAAAGTTAGAATTACCTTATGGTGCCTTTTATCTAAGAGAGATTGAAAAGCCTTTACTACTGATTGCTGGTGGAACTGGTTTGTCGGCAATATTAGGGATGTTAGATCAGCTTGCTGAGAGTGAGGGGAGAAATTTACCAATTAGGGTGATTTACGGCGCTCGTAAGGAAGAGGATTTGAGTGAGTTAAATCGTTTAGAAGCTTACCGCTCTATATTTTCTAATTATCACTTTGAGATTATTTTAAGTGATGCGGTTGATACTTGGACTGGTAAACGGGGTTATGTGACAGATTGTATTATGGATTGTCAATTTACAACGCCGTTTGATGCCTATTTATGTGGGCCACCGGCAATGATTGAAGCTAGTGAAGCATGGTTAAAAGCGGCACATTTAGAGAAGGCTATTGGTGACTATCAGCTCTATTTTGAACGCTTTGTTTCAAGTTAAGAATATATTATAAGGTAAATAGAGGTCTTTAAAAGATTCAGATGGGAGTAGGTAAAAGCCGCTAAACCAAGAAGGTTTAACGGCTTTTTCTTATTTATTGTTTGGATATTTTATTGATGATGTTTATTAGAGAATAAATCGGCTTAAATCTTCATCTTCCACAAGATCATCAAGCTCATTTTTCACATAATCTTCGGTCACAACGAATTTCTCGCCATCACGATCAGATGCCGAGAAGGAGATCTCTTCTAACAAGCGCTCAAGGATTGTGTGTAAACGGCGAGCACCGATATTCTCCGTTTTTTCATTGACTTCAAATGCCATTTTGGCAATTTTACGAAGGGCTGCTTCATCAAACTCAAGCTCAACCCCTTCTGTTTTAAGAAGCGCGGTGTATTGCTTAATAAGCGCTGATGAAGGCTCTGTTAAGATGCGGAAGAAATCATCGGCATTTAGTGATTTAAGTTCAACACGAATGGGTAAACGACCTTGAAGCTCTGGGATTAAGTCTGAAGGTTTTGCTAAATGGAAAGCGCCTGAAGTTATAAAGAGGATGTGATCTGTTTTAATTGCGCCATATTTGGTAGAAACGGTGCAGCCTTCGATAAGGGGAAGTAGGTCACGTTGAACCCCTTCACGAGAAACATCAGCCCCAGAAGTTTCTCCTTTACGGCAAACTTTATCGATCTCATCAATAAAGACGATTCCTTGGTTTTCAGCCACTTCAATCGCTTTTTGCTTTGCTTCCTCTTCATTAATTAAGCGCGCTGCTTCTTCGTTTTGCACGATCTTAAGCGCATCTTTAATCTTCATTTTTTTGCTCTTTTTCTTCTCCATTCCAGATTGTTGAAATAGGGATTGGAGCTGATCTGCCATCTCTTCCATGCCTGGAGGCGTCATGATGTTTACGCCGCCTGCGCCCATGCCGGATACTTCGATATCAATCTCTTTATCATCCATTTCGCCGCGGATAATTTTTTCGCGGAATTTTTGGCGCGTTGAGCTCTCTGTTTTCGGTGCATTAGGCTCATCCGCAAATCCCACACTTTTAGGCGGTGGTAAAATTGCATCAAGGACTCGCTCAATGGCTGCTTCTTCAGCCTTTGGATAGGCTTCTTTAATCATCTGTTCACGAACTTGTTTGACGGAAGCTTCGACTAAATCACGGATAATCGAATCAACTTCACGGCCAACGTAGCCCACTTCTGTAAATTTAGTGGCTTCCACTTTGATAAAAGGCGCGTTTGCAAGCGTCGCAAGGCGGCGCGCAATCTCTGTTTTACCAACGCCTGTTGGCCCAATCATTAAGATATTTTTAGGCGTAATCTCTTTACGCATATCATCGCCAATTTGTTGACGTCTCCAGCGATTACGAAGGGCAATTGCAACGGAGCGTTTCGCTTCATTTTGACCAATAATATAACGATCGAGTTCTTGAACGATCTCTCTTGGGGTCATAGCACTCATGTTTAATGATTCCTTTGTTAATTCTTTAAATATTCAGATGAGAAAAGTCTAATATCTGTTAATTAGAAGCT
The nucleotide sequence above comes from Ignatzschineria rhizosphaerae. Encoded proteins:
- the antA gene encoding anthranilate 1,2-dioxygenase large subunit, with protein sequence MKVKRDFSEWKTFIAGCLDFRPEEGIYRIARDMFTEPDLFDLEMEFIFEKQWIFACHESQLPNNHDFITMQAGRQPLIITRDGKGELNALANTCQHRGATLTRVSAGNQSTFTCPFHAWCYRSNGDLVKVKAPEQYDDCFDRKTKGLAKSRIESYKGFVFVNLDPEGTESLEEFLGDTTLFFDMMVEQSETGALEVLPGQSNYTFDGNWKLQNENGLDGYHVSTVHFNYVSTVQHRQQLEAEKNIKGADTLDYSKLGAGDADTDDGWFSFKNGHSVLFSDMPNAADVRPGYERIMERLYTLHSEERAKWTMHRLRNLNIYPSLFFMDQISSQLRIIRPLAWNKTEVISLCLGVSGETDKDRESRIRQFEDFFNVSGMGTPDDLVEFRESQRGFEARAAKWSDISRGQHLWNYGASENSQILGITPVITGTEFTQEGLYVNQHTAWQQKLLEGLAQKIAQE
- the antB gene encoding anthranilate 1,2-dioxygenase small subunit; this encodes MDYQTQLEIEQFLYQVSEACDNQDWDLYLSFFTDESIFHIPQWKSEHEYTKDPTKEMSLMYYGNRGGLEDRVFRIRTGKSAASTPMPRTVHNINNVRYQQEGDLFKVNVNWSTNYYRFGQTGLFFGYAYYDLVKGDQGFKIAYKQVILLNDKIDSVLDFYHV
- the antC gene encoding anthranilate 1,2-dioxygenase electron transfer component AntC, which codes for MHTAAIVFRDGVTRIFEVNSNERLLDAAFRNGVSLPLDCREGVCATCRGLCESGKIEMDYVDEDALSESEIASGYVLSCQTTLQSAASFYFDIDSSVCNVSVRTFDGTVSSLEKVSDAAMIMEVTLDDLAGVSYLPGQYAHIYIPDTEEHRAYSFATAKAVDGKLRFLMRLLPDGVMSNYLRDRCQLGDKLKLELPYGAFYLREIEKPLLLIAGGTGLSAILGMLDQLAESEGRNLPIRVIYGARKEEDLSELNRLEAYRSIFSNYHFEIILSDAVDTWTGKRGYVTDCIMDCQFTTPFDAYLCGPPAMIEASEAWLKAAHLEKAIGDYQLYFERFVSS
- the hslU gene encoding ATP-dependent protease ATPase subunit HslU gives rise to the protein MSAMTPREIVQELDRYIIGQNEAKRSVAIALRNRWRRQQIGDDMRKEITPKNILMIGPTGVGKTEIARRLATLANAPFIKVEATKFTEVGYVGREVDSIIRDLVEASVKQVREQMIKEAYPKAEEAAIERVLDAILPPPKSVGFADEPNAPKTESSTRQKFREKIIRGEMDDKEIDIEVSGMGAGGVNIMTPPGMEEMADQLQSLFQQSGMEKKKSKKMKIKDALKIVQNEEAARLINEEEAKQKAIEVAENQGIVFIDEIDKVCRKGETSGADVSREGVQRDLLPLIEGCTVSTKYGAIKTDHILFITSGAFHLAKPSDLIPELQGRLPIRVELKSLNADDFFRILTEPSSALIKQYTALLKTEGVELEFDEAALRKIAKMAFEVNEKTENIGARRLHTILERLLEEISFSASDRDGEKFVVTEDYVKNELDDLVEDEDLSRFIL